CTTCCGTGGCACACATAACTTCAGGGTAAGCGCCTTTTTCTGCAGACTGCGCTAACCCTATTTTCACCATAACAGCCCAAGAGAAACGCGTTGCAAAGTTGGCACTTTCCCTAATGAGAGTGGTATTTGAAGCTCCCGGGTGACACACAAATACTTTCACTTGTTTGTTGTGTTCCATAACCTTGTTTTGCAGTTCAAATGCAAACATCATTTGAGCCAGTTTACTTTGGCTATATACCTTGTTGGGGTGGTAATTTTCGTTCCAATTCATATCATCGAATTGGATAGTCTTGAGGCCCATTTTATGACCTTCGCTCGACACAACTACAATTCGCCCCTTAGATTCATTTATTCGTTCAAAAAGAAGGCCACACAATAAAAAGTGTCCGTAGTGATTCACGCCTAGTTGGCTTTCAAAGCCGTCTTCGGTAAATTGTTGAGAAGATATCTGCGCAATAGCTGCATTACAAATAAGTGCATCAATAGTCGAAACCTCACTTAAGATTTCTTTTGCGGACTGTCTTACAGAGGCAAGACTGCTCAGGTCAAGGTGTATATAACTTACGCTGGCGCTACTACCAAATTCTTGTTTTAACCGAGCAATAGCGTCATGAGATCTGCTAGGGCTGCGATTTAACATGACAACCTTTGCGTCCTTCGAAAGTAAAATACGTGCTGCTTCGAACCCTGCTCCTGTGTTCGCGCCCGTGATCAAAAATGTTTTATCATTTACATTTTTCATTCGCGAAGGCGTCCAACCGCCTTTTCCAAATAGATTATTTTTTGCCATTTCGCTTAAAACCTTATATCGCGTTGTGATAAGTATATTTGCAATATAATGATTAGTGTGTTGCTGAACTAGGCGATATTCACTTGAAAATTTGCCTAATCGTATCACTATGTTGCTCCGGTGAACGGTTGGTGTTAGGTTTTAATTCAAGTGCACAACGTAAATAATTGATGAGGCTGTGGCCTTTAAACAATGAGTAAAGCATTAATAAAACAGTTAATTGAAGACACGGTGAAGCATAGCGGCCTGTATGAAACAGGTATTGAAGGCGTTCAGCTTTTTAAGATAACACAGCCAATAGAATGCGCGCCGGTTGTATATGAACCCTCACTGACAGCCATAGTATGTGGAAGTAAAGAAGCGATCTTAAATGGTGAAAACCATGAGTTTAATACCAGTAAGTACACCTGCTGTACTATGTCGATGCCTGTCGAAGCGGGTATCCCCAATGCTTCTGAAGAGAGTCCTCTCCTTGGGGTATACATCTCACTAGATAGTAGAATAATGACTGATTTAGCCATCGAGTTTGACAGTGCAGGTGGCAAGGTCTGTCAAGCGAATGGAGTAAATACGCCATCAGGCATTGTTTCAGCCAAGTGGGATGCCGACTTTTCTGATGCGTTATATCGCTTGCTTTTGCTTATCGATAATACTACCGACACCGCTATATTATCGCGCAGTCGTTTGCGAGAGGTGTATTACGCGGTGTTGAAAGGGGAGGCTGGAAGTGTAGTACGACGCAGTTTCGCCCCGGGAAATGCTGTTGTAAAAGCTATCGAATATCTTGCCACTCATGTGGGGAAAAACATCACTATAGCGGATGTGGCCAGTAAAGTAGGAATGAGTAAGGCAGTGTTTCATCGTAAATTCAAACAAGCCACTAATATGTCGCCGATTCAGTTTGTGAAATCTATGAGACTAAATAACGCCGCGAAGCAGATTGCGGCAGGAACAAATGTTGGTTTGGCAGCACTTGAGGTGGGTTATGTAAGTTCATCTCAATTTAGTCGCGACTTTAAACGTATGTATGGCCTGTCGCCAAAACAATGGGAAAAAGAAAATAGATCGAAGGCTGCAACTTCGTTGTAGTAGATATGTGAAAGTCACGCCTGAGCCTATCACCTCATGCGTAAGGAAACAAAAAAGCCCGCGGTAGTTAGCTACCGCGGGCTTTCTTTTATTAGGAACGCTTAGAAGCTAGCGTTGCCCGGTGTACGAGGGAATGGAATAACGTCACGTACGTTTTGCATACCTGTAACATAGGCAACAAGACGCTCGAAACCAAGACCGAAACCTGAGTGAGGAACAGTGCCGTAACGGCGAAGGTCGCGATACCATGCGTAATCTTCTTTCGATAGGCCCATTTCATCAAGACGTGCATCGAAAACATCTAGGCGCTCTTCACGTTGTGAGCCACCAATAATCTCACCAATACCCGGCGCAAGCACGTCCATTGCAGCAACCGTTTTACCGTCATCGTTAATGCGCATATAGAACGCTTTAATATCTTTCGGGTAGTTCTGCATGATAATTGGCGCGCCAACGTGCTCTTCTGCTAGGTAACGCTCGTGCTCAGACGAAAGGTCGATTCCCCATTCAACAGGGAATTCAAAGTCTTTGCCGCAGTTTTGCAAGATTTCGATAGCATCGGTGTAATCCATGCGTACGAAATCTGAGTTAACTAGCTTTTCTAGACGTTCAATTGCATCTTTCTTGATGCGCTGCGCGAAGAAAGCCATGTCATCTGGCAGTTCTTCTAGTACCGCTTTACAAACGTACTTCAGCATATCTTCTGCTAGTTGTGCCACATCTTTAAGTTCAGCAAAAGCCACTTCTGGCTCAATCATCCAGAACTCTGCAAGGTGACGAGAAGTGTTAGAGTTTTCTGCGCGGAACGTAGGCCCAAACGTATATACTTTCGACATTGCAGTGCAGTAAGTCTCAACGTTAAGCTGACCTGATACCGTTAGGTAGGTTTCTTTTCCGAAGAAGTCTTCTGAATAATCAACGTTACCTTTGTCGTCACGCGGAATGTTCATCATATCAAGTGTTGATACGCGGAACATCTCACCAGCACCTTCGGTGTCACTCGCGGTAAGAATTGGCGTAGAGATCCAAAAGTAACCTTTTTCGTGGAAGAAGCGGTGAATTGCTTGAGACAAGCAGTTTCTCACACGTGTTACTGCGCCAATAACGTTGGTACGCGGGCGAAGGTGTGCGTATTCACGTAAATACTCAATGCTGTGGCGTTTTGCTGCCATTGGATAAGTGTCTGGGTTTTCTACCCAGCCCAAAATCTCTATGTCTGTTGCATCGATTTCAACTGACTGACCTTGGCCTTGAGACTCTTTAACCGTGCCTGTTACAGACAGAGAACAGCCTGCCGTCAAACGCTGAACGTCGGCGTAATTTGACAGAGAATTTAGCGCAATAACCTGTACAGGATCGAAGCAGCTACCATCGTGTAGTGCAATAAATGATAAACCTGCTTTTGAGTCTCGGCGTGTTCTTACCCAACCTTTTACGGTTACCGATTCGCCAACGGCGTACTTACCCTTAAGTACGTCAACTACGGGCGCATGCGTCATGTTAATTTCTCCGTCTTACTAATTTTATGTTGTTGCTCTCTACTAAGTGATATTCAACAACACAGTGCAAAATGCACGAAAACTTGTTTTATGGTCAATGTTCTGGATTGCTGTGCCGATAAAAAACACAAACCTAGCTAGGCATTTTTACGTATTCATACCTAGAAGCATGCTATGGTGGTGTAAAAATAGACAAAAAGGCACAATCCACTAGCACGCTAGTATACTCAACCTTAAGCGGGATGCCAGAGAACAGAGTGACAAATGGGAAATAAAAACAGTTCATCATCACCAAATTCACCGTTGACTTCACCAACGGGTGACAACTTGTCATCTCGTAAAGACGAAAAGCCTGATATTGTCACCTACGAAATGCTGGCCGAAAGGCGCTCGACACCTCGCTCGCAAACAACATTTTATAAAGTGATGCTGGGTCTAAATATCTTAGGCTGGGTAGGACTGGTTGTTGTGTTAATTCTATTTCACTATGCGCGGCCAGACTTTATAAGCGGGGTGCAAGAATATTGGGGCATAGAAGGGGATACATCCTGGTCTCAAACTCACGTTAACGCTATGACAGTGATGCTTTTGGTGTGTTTAGCGTTAAGTTTGGTGAGTATTGTAATGAGAGCAAAGCGAACTCGACGAGAAAACGATAATTTTGGTGTGAACTTGATTGTGCTCATAGCGATAGTAGCTATCAGTTTAGTCACTGTAGCTACTACGCTAGGCTTTTAGCATAACTTGTTAAATGAACGCAGCCTGTATCAACCAGTAAGTATAAGCGGCATACGCGACAACGAATGCGCCGCCTTCTAGCCTATTTAAGCGGCCCTGACGCTTAATGCCAATACAGAAGATAAATAGTGCGACAGTTGATGCCAGCATAACAACCACATCGCGATACAAAAAGTCTGCACTGACTGCCATTGGCTGAATGGTGCCAGCAATACCGACTACCGCAAGCGTGTTAAACATATTTGACCCGATGACATTCCCGATAGCGAGGTCGTGCTCTCCCTTGCGCACTGCCATCAATGATGATGCAAGCTCTGGCAGTGATGTGCCGATGGCAATAACAGTAAGGCCAATAATCGTATCGCTAACACCGAAAAAGGTAGCTACTTCAACCGCGCCCCATACCAGCATTCGCGAGCTTGCTACCAGTAATAATAAACCGGCAATTAACCACATTACGTGGGTTTTTACCGTACCTTCGGTTGCATTAATTTCGTCGCTGTATTCAGACGCCAGCGCATCGCTATCACCTTTCATACCGTGATATATGCTCCATGAAATAAGCAACACAAAAAGACCAAGCAATGAAAAGGCGTCGTCTTTTGATACTTGTTGGTCAAGTACCTGCCATGCAGCAAAAAAGGTGATGCCAAGCAATACAGGCAATTCTTTTTTGATAATTTCTGATTTGACGGCAATAGGGCTTATTACGGCGGTGATACCCAGAATAAGCATGACATTGGCAATGTTCGAGCCATATGCATTACCTAATGCAATGCCAGAATTTCCCTGAATGGCGGCAAAAATAGACACGATAATTTCGGGAGCTGACGTGCCGAAACCAATGATGAGCATACCAATCAGCAACGGTGACACACCAAAGTGATTAGCAACAGAAGCCGCGCCACCTACAAATTTGCCCGCACTCCATAACAATACAGGTAACCCGATTGCAATAGCCAAACTGGCCAATAACATACCTACTCCTTAAATCTATATGTTTTGCTTCGCGACGACTAACGATAACACAAGCGCTTATAAAAACAGGTCAACACGATGATAAGTATCCTTCCAAATGAGTAAACATTTTTGTTCATCATTGCATCAGTTTTCGTTGTCTTAACGATGAAAAAAAGCCGTGCTGATAATGCTATGCAAAGTTCAAGTTAAGCGTAAACTCAGCGCTGTTTTAAATGCGATTGCAATTTGCGCAATAGCAACTTTAATTGTAACTGACAACACACTTTTTAGAAGCGAATTACATGCACAATACACTGATTGTTACTGATGATGTTACTCCTTTTTGTAACACAGCTTTAACTGTGCTTACTTTTCAAGACTACCTTGCAGAGTTCCCAAAACTGAACGAACCCAAAACACGCGTAATAAACTTATGCGATACCTCGCGTTATTTAAGCGAAGGGTATTACTGTTCACTATTGGCGCAAGCAAGAAGTCACTCTGTTTTGCCATCGGTAAATACCATTAATGATCTGCGCATGGCAGAAGAGAAAAGTATTGATCGTATCGTGTTCTCGGTATCAGCAACACAAGACAACGCCGAGCTTAGTGAAGAACCTTTATTAGTACTGTTCGGTGAAGTGAAAGATCAGCGTTTTAAGCGTCTTGCAAGACAAGCGTTTGAAAAGTACCCGTGCCCTGTATTGTTGTTAACGCCCACTATTACGCAAACAAAAACGTTAGCGAAAGGGGCGGGCAAAGTTCAAATTGAAGGGGTGGCAAGCGTACAGGCTAAAGCGTTCAATGAGTTATCCGACAAGCAACAGGTTCGTTTTATTGAACAGCTAGTTGCATACACTAAGATTCAGTGGCGGGCGAGTAAGACCAGCAAGAAAGCGCGTTGGGATATGGCTATTTTAGTAAACCCTGAAGAAAGCACACCGCCAAGCGATGAAAAAGCGATAAAGCACTTTGTCAAAGCTGCAGAGAAGGTGGGCTTTCGCGCTGACGTAGTAAGTCGATTAAAGCCTGAAGATTTGGGGCATTATGATGCGTTGTTTATTCGTGAAACGACCGCCATTGATCATCATACTTACCGTTTAGCCCGTGCGGCAGAGCGCGAAGGTATCGTGGTGATGGATGATACTCAGTCTATTTTGCGCTGTTGTAATAAGGTGTTTTTACAAGACGCATTTGCGTATCAAAAAGTCCCTGCGCCTAAAGCAACCTTTGTATCAAGTGCAAGCGATGAAGTGTGCGAAAAACTGATTAATGACTTTGGGTTGCCTTTGGTACTTAAACTGCCAGAGAGTTCGTTCTCGCGAGGCGTGCACAAAGCAGAGTCCAAAGAGGCACTAAAACTGAGACTGGAACAAATGTTGTCGGAATCTGCGTTAGTGCTGGTGCAAGAATACATCTTCACTGAGTTCGACTGGCGAATTGGTGTGCTTGGCGGCAAGCCTATTTACGCGTGCCAATACTTTATGGTTCGAAACCATTGGCAGATATACAACCATCAAGGGGACAGATTTTCTTCGGGTGGTTTTGCCACCATGCCAACCTTTGAAGTACCGAAGCCGGTGCTACAAGCGGCAGTGAAAGCAGCAAAGGTAGTCGGTGATGGTCTATATGGTGTGGATATAAAACAGGCAGGGAACGCTGTGTACGTAATTGAAGTGAACGATAACCCAAGTATCGATTCAGGTGTAGAAGACAAATATTTAGGCAAAGAACTGTATGAATTAATCATGCAAGAATTTGCTAACAGGTTGGAGCAAAGAGGGCGATGATTCCATCGGCTGAAGTACAATTTATTGGTGATAGCGCTGCAAAGTCGCAAAACTCGACTGATGTGACACAAGGTATGGCAGCAGCATCGCAGTCTAACAAGGTGCTAGATAGTCAGCCTGGGCAACTCGCTTTGCGGATTGCCACAACCAGTGATTTGGCTGCACTTCAGCATATCGAGAAAACCTGTTTCACCACAGATAGACTCACTAAGTCGCGCTTTAAATTTTACATTGAAGCGCCGCATGCTGAACTTGTGGTTGTGGAATTTACACCGAGTGAAAGTGGCGTCCACCCTAATGCTCAAGCGATGACATTCACCGAACCCACAGTAGTTGGCTACGGCCTTCTGCTTTTGCGTAGAGGTACGCAATTAACACGACTTTACTCTATTGCCGTGTTACCAAGTGCTAGAGGTTTGGGTATTGCTGAAAAGCTCATAAACAGCTTGGGGGAGCGGGCGCTTTCGCGGGGAAAGCGGTTTATGCGCCTGGAAGTTGCAGTTGGTAACACAGGTGCAATCGCGCTATACAAAAAGTTAGGATTTAGTCAGTTTGGTATGTATACCGACTATTACGATGACCACACCGATGCGTTACGTATGCAAAAAGTATTAGTGCCAAGTCGTTCGGCCAAATCTGAAGTGTATCCGTGGTATCAACAAACGACTGATTTTACGTGCGGTCCTTCCGCACTAATGATGGCGATGTGCGCCTTAGACAGTAATTATGAAATTTCTCAACAAAACGAATTGGCGTTGTGGCGAAAGGCGACAACCATTTTCATGATGTCAGGACATGGTGGTTGTCATCCTGTGGGGTTAGCGCTAGCAGCCCATTCAGAGGGGTTTTCAGCACGCGTAATCATTAATCAAAACGTACCTTTATTTGTGGATGGTGTCCGAAACACTGAGAAAAAAGCCATTGTAGAAAGCGTAGAGATGCAGTTTATGCAAGACGCAAAGGATAAGCAGATAGAGGTTGAAATTACTGATTGGCACACAGACATTATTGATGACGCTCTGCGTGCAGGTAGCACGGTATTGTGCTTGATCAGCACTTACGCCTTCGACAAGAAAAAAATACCACATTGGGTGGCTATTACCAGTTGTGACTCGCATTGCTATTATCTTCACGACCCTGATGCCAGTGAAGGGCAACCTGTGGAATATCAACACATTCCTGTTGCGCGTGAAGATTTTTTGCGCCTAGCAAGTTATGGTACACGTAAAGTCAGAACGCTGGTTTTACTCAACCCGCCGCACTAGCGCATACGAGCTGGTGGTCATCTCAAATTAGGGAAGCCTACATTACAGGCTTTCCCTAATGATGGGCTTGAGAAACGCTAACTTTGTTGTTCAGTGTTTTAAGCTTACTTACTAATTGAGATAGCTCTTTAACTGATCCTGAGTACTCAATGTGCTTGTTCATTTGTTGGCCTTTTACCGCACTGTTATACAAAGCGGTACTTTCAAAGCAAGCAGTTTGCTTGTCCAGTTGTTTCCATTCACCCTGTAAATCTCGGGGAATGCAATGACGTTTTGCACTAAGTTTGTCTTTAATTTGCAACACTTTTCCGATTAATAATTGTGCATCAGTTGGCATAATTATATCTCCTATACTGCTATAATCAGGTAACTTGTTGTTTTACTTGGCTTTTGCGTTTGATGCGAGGGCTAAACAAACCATTTTCAAGTTACGCTTTCCTTTGTTCACTTATTGATAGTGCATCAACAGTGCCAAAGTAGATAAGAAATAAGCTAACACAATGAATTGGCGTGTTAATTATTGAAAAAGCTCAATAGGTATTAGAAATGAGTTGTATAAAAAGTGGACGCATTTTGCAGTTTACTCGCATATGCGTCGCACAATGCGAGTTAAGTTACTCTGCTAGCTGTCTAAAGTCTGCGAGTAATGAAAGTGCGCTGTCGCCAAGCATCGAGTAAGGGTCAAACGCGTCTTTGGTGCTAAATTGAAGTACTGAGCGCTTAGTAATAGCCTGCTCAGATACATACCCCATTTCCCAAGAGCTAAAAGCCCTATGAGCAATTTCAGTATAAGACAGAAGCATTATTGATTTGTGTCTGGTATCTGTTTGAATTTTTGAGAAGCAGTCATTGACCGCTGAGCGCGACCCCTCTAAACACTGAAGGAAGTAACGCGAGTTAAAACACAGCATACCTGTAATACCCTGCTGCTTATTATTCTTTCGAGCACTGTACAGGATTGATTCTATATCACTTGGTTTGAAGGATTCGCCAACCGTACTTGCGTAAATTAGTCTTACAAGAAACATAATAAGCCCTTTCTTTGACGTTAACCGCGTTTATCACTGCTTCGTAGATAAACTCAAAAAATTTCTAAAACTCAAACGATACGACTGAATCCCGCATCACAGCGTTTTGATTTTCACGCAACCGCGCTGAAATCAGTGGTTCAGATGATTTAACCTTATTCTTCTGCATTACAATATAGTCGTCTTTTGCAGAAGCATAAGCGTTTTACAGTCTTGAATTTCCACCGTGCTGACGTAAGTATTCAAAAACGGCTGCAGGAATGGTGTCTAGGTCGCATACTTTATTTGCTGCATCCAGTTTAATAGCTTCCCGAGGCATGCCGAAAATAACACAAGACGCTTCATCTTGTGCCAGCGTAAATGCACCCGCTTGTTTTAGTTTAAGCAGTCCGTTGGCACCATCTTTTCCCATTCCCGTCATGATGATGCCTATCGCATTTTTCCCCGCCGCTTTACTTACACTATCAAAAAGTACATCTACAGATGGCTTATGCCCACTTACACGCTCGGAATCTATTAACACGGTGCGGTAATCTGCGCCGCTGCGCTCTATGCCCATGTGAATATCGCCCGGCGCTATGTAGACGTAGCCTGGTAGTAGCCTTTCACCGCCACGTGCCTCGGCGACATTAACACTGCAAGAAGCATTCAGTCGCTGCGCGAAGGTTTTGGTAAACCCAGGAGGCATATGTTGCGTTATCACTATTGCGGGAGCATTGGCCGGCATGGTTTCTAAAAAGCGCTTAATCGCAATGGTTCCGCCGGTTGATGCGCCAATAGCAATAATTTTCTCTGTACCTGAAATGATAGATTCTTGTTTTGCAGTAGGTGTTGAAGAGAGCTTTTTAACTTTTGATTTTGACGCAAGTCGAATTTTCTCAATAATAAGCGAACTATACTTTTCAATACCCTCAGTAACACCAATCTTAGGCTTAGGGATATAGTCGACAGCACCAAGTTCCAAGCTTCTTAATGTTGCTTCAGCACCTTTTTCGGTGAGCGTAGAGATCATGACCACAGGCGTCGGTCTGGCTTTCATCAACTTAGACAAAAACGTTATGCCATCAACTTTTGGCATTTCAATATCTAGCGTTATCACATCAGGACTGTGTTGGTTAACCATATCCCGAGCGATGTAAGCATTAGGCGCTGCACCGACAACCACCATGTCGGGCGTAGCAGATACGATTTCAGACAACAGGCTTCGAATTAGCGCGGAGTCATCG
The DNA window shown above is from Alteromonas sp. KC3 and carries:
- a CDS encoding RimK family protein, yielding MHNTLIVTDDVTPFCNTALTVLTFQDYLAEFPKLNEPKTRVINLCDTSRYLSEGYYCSLLAQARSHSVLPSVNTINDLRMAEEKSIDRIVFSVSATQDNAELSEEPLLVLFGEVKDQRFKRLARQAFEKYPCPVLLLTPTITQTKTLAKGAGKVQIEGVASVQAKAFNELSDKQQVRFIEQLVAYTKIQWRASKTSKKARWDMAILVNPEESTPPSDEKAIKHFVKAAEKVGFRADVVSRLKPEDLGHYDALFIRETTAIDHHTYRLARAAEREGIVVMDDTQSILRCCNKVFLQDAFAYQKVPAPKATFVSSASDEVCEKLINDFGLPLVLKLPESSFSRGVHKAESKEALKLRLEQMLSESALVLVQEYIFTEFDWRIGVLGGKPIYACQYFMVRNHWQIYNHQGDRFSSGGFATMPTFEVPKPVLQAAVKAAKVVGDGLYGVDIKQAGNAVYVIEVNDNPSIDSGVEDKYLGKELYELIMQEFANRLEQRGR
- a CDS encoding SDR family oxidoreductase, producing MAKNNLFGKGGWTPSRMKNVNDKTFLITGANTGAGFEAARILLSKDAKVVMLNRSPSRSHDAIARLKQEFGSSASVSYIHLDLSSLASVRQSAKEILSEVSTIDALICNAAIAQISSQQFTEDGFESQLGVNHYGHFLLCGLLFERINESKGRIVVVSSEGHKMGLKTIQFDDMNWNENYHPNKVYSQSKLAQMMFAFELQNKVMEHNKQVKVFVCHPGASNTTLIRESANFATRFSWAVMVKIGLAQSAEKGAYPEVMCATEENLKQRAYYGPTGLMNFGGPVGECKLEDFVVNEKVLTKLWARSEKETQFLWQF
- a CDS encoding BLUF domain-containing protein is translated as MFLVRLIYASTVGESFKPSDIESILYSARKNNKQQGITGMLCFNSRYFLQCLEGSRSAVNDCFSKIQTDTRHKSIMLLSYTEIAHRAFSSWEMGYVSEQAITKRSVLQFSTKDAFDPYSMLGDSALSLLADFRQLAE
- a CDS encoding peptidase C39 family protein, which codes for MAAASQSNKVLDSQPGQLALRIATTSDLAALQHIEKTCFTTDRLTKSRFKFYIEAPHAELVVVEFTPSESGVHPNAQAMTFTEPTVVGYGLLLLRRGTQLTRLYSIAVLPSARGLGIAEKLINSLGERALSRGKRFMRLEVAVGNTGAIALYKKLGFSQFGMYTDYYDDHTDALRMQKVLVPSRSAKSEVYPWYQQTTDFTCGPSALMMAMCALDSNYEISQQNELALWRKATTIFMMSGHGGCHPVGLALAAHSEGFSARVIINQNVPLFVDGVRNTEKKAIVESVEMQFMQDAKDKQIEVEITDWHTDIIDDALRAGSTVLCLISTYAFDKKKIPHWVAITSCDSHCYYLHDPDASEGQPVEYQHIPVAREDFLRLASYGTRKVRTLVLLNPPH
- the asnS gene encoding asparagine--tRNA ligase; the protein is MTHAPVVDVLKGKYAVGESVTVKGWVRTRRDSKAGLSFIALHDGSCFDPVQVIALNSLSNYADVQRLTAGCSLSVTGTVKESQGQGQSVEIDATDIEILGWVENPDTYPMAAKRHSIEYLREYAHLRPRTNVIGAVTRVRNCLSQAIHRFFHEKGYFWISTPILTASDTEGAGEMFRVSTLDMMNIPRDDKGNVDYSEDFFGKETYLTVSGQLNVETYCTAMSKVYTFGPTFRAENSNTSRHLAEFWMIEPEVAFAELKDVAQLAEDMLKYVCKAVLEELPDDMAFFAQRIKKDAIERLEKLVNSDFVRMDYTDAIEILQNCGKDFEFPVEWGIDLSSEHERYLAEEHVGAPIIMQNYPKDIKAFYMRINDDGKTVAAMDVLAPGIGEIIGGSQREERLDVFDARLDEMGLSKEDYAWYRDLRRYGTVPHSGFGLGFERLVAYVTGMQNVRDVIPFPRTPGNASF
- a CDS encoding calcium/sodium antiporter, with protein sequence MLLASLAIAIGLPVLLWSAGKFVGGAASVANHFGVSPLLIGMLIIGFGTSAPEIIVSIFAAIQGNSGIALGNAYGSNIANVMLILGITAVISPIAVKSEIIKKELPVLLGITFFAAWQVLDQQVSKDDAFSLLGLFVLLISWSIYHGMKGDSDALASEYSDEINATEGTVKTHVMWLIAGLLLLVASSRMLVWGAVEVATFFGVSDTIIGLTVIAIGTSLPELASSLMAVRKGEHDLAIGNVIGSNMFNTLAVVGIAGTIQPMAVSADFLYRDVVVMLASTVALFIFCIGIKRQGRLNRLEGGAFVVAYAAYTYWLIQAAFI
- a CDS encoding AraC family transcriptional regulator — its product is MSKALIKQLIEDTVKHSGLYETGIEGVQLFKITQPIECAPVVYEPSLTAIVCGSKEAILNGENHEFNTSKYTCCTMSMPVEAGIPNASEESPLLGVYISLDSRIMTDLAIEFDSAGGKVCQANGVNTPSGIVSAKWDADFSDALYRLLLLIDNTTDTAILSRSRLREVYYAVLKGEAGSVVRRSFAPGNAVVKAIEYLATHVGKNITIADVASKVGMSKAVFHRKFKQATNMSPIQFVKSMRLNNAAKQIAAGTNVGLAALEVGYVSSSQFSRDFKRMYGLSPKQWEKENRSKAATSL
- a CDS encoding protein-glutamate methylesterase/protein-glutamine glutaminase, which gives rise to MIKVLIVDDSALIRSLLSEIVSATPDMVVVGAAPNAYIARDMVNQHSPDVITLDIEMPKVDGITFLSKLMKARPTPVVMISTLTEKGAEATLRSLELGAVDYIPKPKIGVTEGIEKYSSLIIEKIRLASKSKVKKLSSTPTAKQESIISGTEKIIAIGASTGGTIAIKRFLETMPANAPAIVITQHMPPGFTKTFAQRLNASCSVNVAEARGGERLLPGYVYIAPGDIHMGIERSGADYRTVLIDSERVSGHKPSVDVLFDSVSKAAGKNAIGIIMTGMGKDGANGLLKLKQAGAFTLAQDEASCVIFGMPREAIKLDAANKVCDLDTIPAAVFEYLRQHGGNSRL